The Spirosoma foliorum genome has a window encoding:
- a CDS encoding porin family protein — translation MKKILLFTSLICLPAFTFAQGFQIGIKGGINLSKLTFGDFVSTGTNANGSPNVSVDGQTFRNNLQASLDSKMGTSFGIYARFGRNLFIQPELLYSTRSGSFSVIRNGQTETSTVKTTSFDVPLLLGIKGGPIRIVAGPVASFRINDNQSLGNALNQYTKGSLNDAWAQAYYGYQVGGGLDIGSFGLDVRYQGNISDIAEIKDSGAKFSQGMKSWQITLAYRLF, via the coding sequence ATGAAAAAAATCCTGCTTTTTACTTCCCTAATTTGTTTGCCTGCGTTCACATTTGCTCAGGGCTTCCAGATTGGTATTAAGGGAGGGATAAATCTCTCCAAGCTTACCTTCGGCGATTTTGTCTCTACCGGAACAAACGCCAACGGCTCGCCCAACGTCAGTGTTGATGGTCAGACGTTCCGCAATAATTTACAGGCCAGTCTGGACAGCAAAATGGGAACGTCCTTCGGAATATATGCGCGATTTGGGCGTAACCTATTCATACAACCCGAGTTGTTATATTCTACCCGGTCGGGTTCGTTTAGTGTGATTCGGAATGGTCAAACGGAGACGTCGACCGTAAAAACAACCAGCTTCGATGTACCGCTGCTCCTCGGGATTAAAGGTGGCCCCATACGCATAGTAGCCGGTCCGGTAGCTTCCTTCCGAATCAATGATAACCAGAGTCTGGGCAATGCGCTTAATCAATACACCAAAGGCTCTTTAAATGACGCCTGGGCGCAGGCTTATTATGGCTATCAGGTAGGCGGTGGTCTGGATATTGGCTCTTTTGGACTCGATGTTCGCTATCAGGGCAACATTTCTGATATTGCCGAAATTAAAGATAGCGGTGCCAAATTCAGTCAGGGCATGAAATCCTGGCAGATTACCCTGGCTTACCGTCTGTTCTAA